A portion of the Pseudoalteromonas luteoviolacea genome contains these proteins:
- the acpP gene encoding acyl carrier protein, translating to MSDIQERVKKIIVEQLGVKEEEVKSEASFVDDLGADSLDTVELVMALEEEFDTEIPDEEAEKITTVQAAIDYVTAHAE from the coding sequence ATGAGCGACATCCAAGAACGCGTAAAAAAAATCATCGTTGAGCAACTAGGTGTTAAAGAGGAAGAAGTAAAATCAGAAGCTTCTTTCGTAGATGACTTAGGTGCTGACTCTCTTGACACTGTAGAGCTTGTAATGGCTCTAGAAGAAGAGTTCGACACAGAGATCCCTGATGAAGAAGCTGAGAAAATCACTACTGTTCAGGCAGCGATCGACTACGTTACTGCTCACGCTGAGTAA
- the yceD gene encoding 23S rRNA accumulation protein YceD, whose product MQKVKIPITLDPGRAAQRRATYDGIVSLEELSRLQQVVQDQVGEIAVTIHCDIDQQGLVVIRGSARTRVTLVCQRCNDELGLDLAQDFAYSPVGLGAESDDLPESYDVVELDEEGEINLQQLIEDELILAIPIVPMHDEASCSFSNKPVSFGEIETEESKPNPFEILKQLKKDS is encoded by the coding sequence ATGCAAAAGGTGAAAATTCCCATCACTCTTGATCCAGGCAGGGCAGCGCAGCGTCGAGCTACTTATGACGGCATTGTGTCGCTTGAAGAACTTTCTCGACTGCAGCAAGTTGTGCAGGATCAGGTAGGTGAAATAGCGGTAACTATTCATTGCGATATTGATCAGCAAGGTTTGGTTGTGATTCGGGGCTCAGCTCGAACACGAGTGACTTTGGTGTGTCAACGTTGTAATGATGAATTAGGGTTGGATTTGGCTCAAGACTTTGCGTATTCGCCAGTCGGATTAGGTGCAGAGTCGGATGATCTTCCAGAAAGCTACGATGTGGTGGAGTTAGATGAAGAAGGTGAAATCAATCTTCAACAATTGATTGAAGATGAATTGATTTTAGCGATTCCTATAGTTCCTATGCATGATGAAGCTTCATGTTCGTTTTCAAATAAGCCAGTGAGCTTTGGCGAAATCGAAACAGAAGAAAGTAAACCAAATCCATTTGAAATTTTAAAACAACTTAAGAAAGATTCTTAG
- a CDS encoding HAD-IA family hydrolase, which produces MDYKLVIYDWDGTVMDTVPKIVNTINLVADKYGFARETEEKTKSIIGLSLEHALATLFPAQSKRSAELADAYKAIYRDIDCTPTELFEGVESVIKQLSDNNIKLAIATGKSRTGLDRLLSESGLAHYFVSTRTADEAQSKPNPDMIQQILAELDVAPQEAVMIGDTTIDMDMAARAGVAAVGVTFGVANAAELRAYSPIHIVDEFEQLLTCLL; this is translated from the coding sequence ATGGATTATAAGTTAGTTATATATGATTGGGATGGCACGGTAATGGATACGGTGCCTAAAATAGTTAACACCATTAATTTAGTCGCAGATAAATATGGATTTGCGAGAGAGACTGAAGAGAAAACCAAAAGCATTATTGGATTGTCACTTGAACATGCATTAGCAACCTTGTTCCCTGCACAGTCAAAAAGAAGTGCTGAACTAGCTGATGCCTATAAAGCGATTTATAGAGATATAGATTGTACGCCTACTGAGCTCTTTGAAGGTGTTGAAAGTGTTATTAAGCAATTATCTGACAATAATATTAAATTGGCCATTGCGACGGGAAAAAGTCGTACAGGGCTTGATAGATTGCTTAGCGAATCGGGGTTAGCACATTATTTTGTCTCTACTCGAACTGCCGATGAAGCCCAATCGAAACCAAATCCGGATATGATACAGCAGATTTTGGCGGAATTAGATGTCGCACCACAAGAAGCTGTCATGATAGGGGACACAACAATTGATATGGATATGGCGGCGAGAGCTGGTGTGGCCGCCGTTGGTGTGACATTTGGTGTTGCAAACGCTGCTGAGCTGCGGGCTTATTCACCAATTCATATTGTCGATGAGTTTGAGCAGTTATTGACTTGCTTGCTCTAG
- the fabF gene encoding beta-ketoacyl-ACP synthase II, whose product MAKRRVVVTGLGMLTPLGNDVQSTWQGLLEGRSGISNITHFDTSSFGTKFAGLVNDFDATEYMSKKDTKKMDLFIQYGIAAGVQALKDSGLEITEQNAARVGVAVGSGIGGLTLIEENHHKLISSGPRKLSPFYVPSTIINMISGHLSIMHGLRGPNISIVTACTTGLHNIGHAARMIAYGDADAMVAGGAEKASTPIGMGGFSAARALSTRNDDPQAASRPWDKDRDGFVLADGAGVIVLEEYEHAKARGAKIYAELVGFGMSGDAYHMTSPPEDGSGAALAMENALNDAGVNAEQIGYINAHGTSTPAGDIAETSAVKSIFGNAAQDVMVSSSKSMMGHLLGAAGSVESIISILSLVDQKVSPTINLDNPDEGCDLDYVPHTARDAKLDYALCNSFGFGGTNGSLLFKKI is encoded by the coding sequence GTGGCTAAACGTCGAGTCGTAGTAACTGGCTTAGGTATGTTGACGCCGCTAGGTAATGATGTTCAGTCAACCTGGCAAGGCCTATTAGAAGGTCGTAGTGGCATTTCAAACATTACGCATTTTGATACATCGAGTTTTGGAACTAAGTTTGCTGGCTTAGTTAACGACTTTGATGCGACAGAATACATGTCCAAAAAAGACACAAAAAAAATGGACTTGTTTATTCAATATGGTATCGCAGCAGGTGTCCAAGCATTAAAGGATTCAGGTTTAGAAATCACTGAGCAAAACGCAGCGCGTGTTGGTGTTGCTGTTGGTTCAGGGATTGGTGGATTGACTCTAATCGAAGAGAATCACCACAAATTGATCTCCAGCGGCCCTAGAAAGCTTTCGCCTTTCTATGTGCCTTCTACAATCATCAATATGATCTCAGGACATTTGTCTATCATGCATGGTCTGAGAGGCCCAAACATTTCTATTGTTACGGCGTGTACAACAGGTCTTCATAATATTGGTCATGCAGCGCGTATGATTGCCTATGGTGACGCGGATGCTATGGTTGCTGGCGGTGCTGAGAAAGCTTCTACACCTATTGGTATGGGTGGTTTCAGTGCGGCGCGTGCCTTATCGACTCGCAATGATGATCCTCAAGCTGCATCTCGTCCTTGGGATAAAGACCGTGATGGATTTGTACTAGCTGATGGTGCAGGTGTGATAGTACTGGAAGAGTATGAGCATGCCAAAGCTCGTGGTGCAAAAATTTATGCTGAGCTAGTTGGTTTTGGTATGAGTGGTGATGCTTATCACATGACTTCTCCTCCAGAAGATGGTTCTGGTGCTGCGCTTGCAATGGAAAATGCATTGAACGACGCAGGTGTGAATGCTGAGCAGATTGGTTATATTAATGCGCATGGTACATCGACTCCAGCCGGTGATATTGCCGAAACCTCTGCGGTTAAATCTATTTTTGGCAATGCAGCACAGGATGTAATGGTAAGCTCCTCTAAGTCAATGATGGGTCACTTATTAGGTGCGGCAGGCTCTGTTGAGTCAATAATCAGTATTTTGTCATTGGTAGATCAGAAAGTATCGCCAACGATTAATTTAGATAATCCTGATGAAGGCTGCGATTTAGATTATGTGCCACACACTGCTAGGGATGCGAAATTAGACTATGCATTGTGTAATTCATTCGGCTTTGGCGGTACCAACGGGTCACTGTTATTTAAAAAGATTTAA
- the fabD gene encoding ACP S-malonyltransferase, whose protein sequence is MSQKIALLFPGQGSQSVGMLSELLESSEVVKNTFAEASEALGYDLQDLVLNGPEEELNKTDKTQPALLTASVAIFRHWQSKSADAELVLAGHSLGEYSALVCAGVLELAAAVKLVEKRGLYMQEAVPAGTGSMAAIIGLDDDVIAKVCEGAAQGEVVSPVNFNSPGQVVIAGHKDAVARASEACKEAGAKRALPLSVSVPSHCELMKPAAERLAADLDALTFSEPKYQVINNVDVEVAKNAAEIKDALVRQLFSPVRWTETVQKLAAQEITQAYEFGPGKVLTGLAKRIDKSVKCAAANDVASVESAE, encoded by the coding sequence ATGTCACAAAAAATTGCTTTACTTTTCCCAGGCCAAGGCTCTCAGAGTGTTGGTATGTTATCAGAGTTATTGGAGTCTTCTGAAGTTGTAAAAAATACCTTCGCTGAGGCTTCTGAAGCGCTGGGGTACGACCTTCAAGATTTAGTATTGAATGGTCCGGAAGAAGAGTTAAATAAAACAGATAAAACGCAACCTGCACTGTTGACTGCTAGTGTTGCAATTTTCCGTCATTGGCAATCGAAAAGTGCTGATGCAGAGTTAGTGCTAGCTGGTCATAGCTTAGGTGAGTACTCAGCGTTGGTATGTGCAGGCGTGTTAGAATTGGCTGCGGCAGTCAAGCTAGTAGAAAAGCGTGGCTTATATATGCAAGAAGCTGTACCAGCAGGCACAGGTTCAATGGCGGCAATTATTGGTTTAGACGATGATGTGATTGCTAAAGTATGTGAAGGCGCTGCGCAAGGTGAAGTTGTTTCTCCTGTTAACTTTAACTCACCTGGTCAAGTAGTTATTGCAGGTCATAAAGACGCTGTTGCACGTGCAAGTGAAGCATGTAAAGAAGCAGGAGCAAAACGTGCACTACCTTTATCTGTAAGTGTGCCGTCTCATTGTGAATTAATGAAGCCTGCTGCTGAGCGTCTAGCTGCTGATCTTGATGCGCTGACATTTTCGGAGCCTAAATATCAAGTAATTAATAACGTCGATGTTGAAGTAGCAAAAAACGCTGCTGAAATAAAAGATGCCTTAGTGAGACAGCTATTTAGCCCGGTTCGTTGGACCGAAACGGTTCAAAAATTAGCTGCGCAGGAAATTACTCAAGCTTATGAGTTTGGTCCAGGTAAAGTACTGACTGGCCTAGCAAAAAGAATCGATAAATCAGTTAAATGTGCTGCTGCTAACGATGTAGCATCAGTTGAAAGTGCAGAATAA
- the rluC gene encoding 23S rRNA pseudouridine(955/2504/2580) synthase RluC, which produces MSEKNGLQVTFVTITEDQLGQRIDNFLVTHLKGVPKSAVYKILRKGEVRVNKKRVKPVYKLQIDDVVRIPPVKTAEKTEFVPKNLDRVAGLEDCIIYEDKYLIVINKPSGMAVHGGSGLSYGLIEAIRALRPQEKSLELVHRLDRDTSGCLLISKRRAVLKGLHEQLREKTMEKNYWALVAGEWSSKHKNVTEPLRKNTLKSGERVVRVDHEEGKASHTRFRVLERFNGATLVQASPVTGRTHQIRVHTQCKGHPIACDDKYGDQAFDAQMRGKGLGRLFLHARELRFFHPKTETTVHVEAPLDDALSSCIKTLRAENGL; this is translated from the coding sequence ATGTCAGAAAAGAATGGTTTACAAGTTACCTTTGTAACTATCACCGAAGATCAGTTAGGTCAGCGTATTGATAACTTTTTGGTTACCCACTTAAAAGGTGTACCAAAGAGTGCAGTCTATAAAATTTTGAGAAAGGGCGAAGTGCGCGTTAACAAAAAGCGTGTTAAACCGGTATATAAACTGCAAATTGATGATGTAGTGAGGATCCCGCCGGTTAAAACTGCCGAAAAAACAGAATTTGTTCCTAAGAATTTAGATAGGGTTGCAGGCCTAGAAGACTGCATAATATATGAAGATAAATATCTGATTGTTATAAATAAGCCTTCAGGTATGGCGGTGCATGGCGGGAGTGGCCTGAGTTATGGTTTAATTGAGGCTATCCGTGCGTTAAGACCTCAAGAAAAGTCGCTAGAACTGGTTCACCGCTTAGACCGAGATACATCTGGTTGCCTTTTGATTTCGAAACGACGGGCGGTATTGAAAGGGTTGCATGAGCAGCTACGAGAGAAAACCATGGAGAAAAACTATTGGGCACTCGTAGCAGGTGAGTGGTCTTCAAAACACAAGAATGTGACAGAGCCGCTAAGGAAAAATACTTTAAAATCAGGTGAGCGTGTCGTGCGTGTTGACCATGAAGAAGGAAAAGCATCTCATACTCGTTTTCGCGTATTAGAAAGGTTTAATGGTGCGACGCTAGTTCAAGCGTCTCCTGTAACTGGTCGTACTCATCAAATTCGTGTACATACTCAGTGTAAAGGCCACCCTATCGCATGCGATGATAAATATGGTGATCAAGCATTTGACGCACAAATGCGTGGCAAAGGGCTGGGGCGCTTGTTTCTACATGCACGAGAGCTTCGTTTCTTTCACCCTAAAACAGAGACAACCGTTCACGTTGAAGCACCATTGGATGATGCATTGTCATCGTGTATAAAAACGTTAAGAGCAGAGAATGGATTATAA
- the pabC gene encoding aminodeoxychorismate lyase — MEISHRDRGLNYGDGFFTTIKVENEELQLWPYHLQRLKQCQQVLRFPELDEKALFDACQEATRGCRLGVLKLLITRGVGGRGYGLPEQASLTVIVSKAEFPSHYTDWQAQGVSLSVSTVKLGHQPLLAGLKTLNRLEQVLIKEEALRLSGDDVIVLDLQDNVIECSASNIIIVKNHQLITPNLEMCGIKGVYLSLLSDHHEIAVKTLSMEDLMGADAVFMCNSLMGLVPIKSIDKQMFNLQTALELKMKLEISI, encoded by the coding sequence ATGGAAATCAGTCATCGAGATCGCGGCTTAAATTACGGAGACGGTTTTTTTACTACCATTAAAGTCGAAAATGAGGAACTTCAACTGTGGCCTTATCACCTCCAAAGATTAAAGCAGTGTCAGCAGGTGTTACGCTTTCCTGAACTTGACGAGAAAGCGTTGTTTGATGCTTGCCAAGAGGCTACTCGAGGCTGTCGTTTAGGCGTGCTTAAACTGCTTATTACGCGCGGTGTAGGTGGGCGAGGTTATGGTTTACCAGAACAAGCAAGCCTGACGGTGATAGTCTCTAAGGCTGAGTTTCCTAGCCACTATACCGATTGGCAAGCGCAAGGTGTTTCATTGTCAGTGAGTACTGTGAAATTAGGGCACCAGCCTTTACTCGCTGGACTAAAAACGCTCAATCGTTTAGAGCAGGTCTTAATCAAAGAAGAGGCTCTGCGGCTATCAGGCGATGATGTGATTGTACTTGATTTGCAGGACAATGTTATTGAATGCTCAGCTAGCAATATCATTATCGTCAAAAACCACCAACTCATTACGCCTAATTTAGAGATGTGCGGTATTAAAGGGGTTTATCTTAGTCTGCTCTCAGATCATCACGAAATAGCTGTTAAAACGCTTTCAATGGAAGATTTGATGGGTGCAGATGCAGTATTTATGTGCAATAGCTTGATGGGGCTGGTGCCGATAAAATCAATAGACAAACAAATGTTTAACCTACAAACTGCCCTTGAACTTAAGATGAAATTAGAAATATCAATATGA
- the plsX gene encoding phosphate acyltransferase PlsX, whose translation MLTNLTIALDMMGGDYGPRSSIPAAILAVDKYPNLTLLLCGNEAVLRQALSKENQLNHPRLIIKHCDQVVTNNCEPAHALRNKRKSSMRIALDLVKSGQAQACVSSGNTGALLSMAHYVLKMLPGIKRPALITSMPTEQKHPVYLLDLGANVLCDPETLFQFAIMGSIVAGESLDKEHPKVSLLNIGAEDIKGHEGIKQAAKLMSECEHLNYQGYCEGSDIFSGKSDVIVCEGFVGNIALKTCEGIAKLIMLKFTKALKKHFFYKVLAFLLRPVIKKLYKKVNPDQYNGASLVGLRGIVVKSHGNASNKAFLAAIDEAVREINRRIPEKIQTAFEKMTDVEETSIS comes from the coding sequence ATGCTGACTAATCTAACCATCGCGTTAGATATGATGGGGGGCGATTACGGCCCCCGTTCATCTATTCCAGCTGCTATTCTTGCAGTTGATAAATACCCAAATTTAACTTTGTTGTTATGCGGTAATGAAGCTGTATTGCGACAGGCGCTTAGTAAAGAAAATCAATTAAATCATCCCAGACTTATAATAAAACATTGCGATCAAGTCGTCACAAACAACTGCGAACCTGCACACGCACTCAGAAATAAACGTAAGTCTTCAATGCGTATCGCACTTGACCTTGTGAAGTCAGGTCAGGCTCAGGCATGCGTGAGTTCTGGTAATACAGGCGCTTTGCTGTCTATGGCACATTACGTGTTGAAAATGTTGCCAGGTATTAAAAGACCTGCGTTGATCACTTCAATGCCGACAGAACAAAAACACCCAGTATATCTTCTTGATCTAGGTGCAAATGTACTTTGCGATCCTGAAACGTTATTTCAGTTTGCAATTATGGGGTCAATCGTTGCTGGCGAGTCATTAGACAAAGAGCACCCAAAAGTAAGCTTACTCAATATTGGTGCCGAAGATATTAAAGGTCATGAAGGTATCAAACAAGCCGCTAAGCTAATGTCTGAGTGTGAGCATTTAAACTACCAAGGTTATTGCGAAGGCAGCGATATATTCTCTGGTAAGTCAGATGTTATTGTTTGTGAAGGTTTTGTAGGGAATATAGCATTAAAAACTTGCGAGGGAATTGCTAAGTTGATCATGCTAAAATTCACGAAAGCCCTGAAAAAACACTTTTTTTACAAGGTTCTTGCATTTTTACTACGCCCAGTGATAAAAAAACTCTATAAAAAGGTGAACCCCGACCAGTATAACGGTGCAAGTCTGGTAGGATTACGTGGTATTGTCGTAAAAAGTCACGGAAATGCATCGAATAAGGCATTTTTAGCAGCGATTGATGAAGCTGTTAGAGAGATTAACCGACGCATTCCCGAAAAAATACAAACAGCTTTTGAAAAAATGACTGACGTGGAAGAAACGTCCATTAGTTAG
- the fabG gene encoding 3-oxoacyl-ACP reductase FabG, with translation MSNIFDLKDKIVLVTGASRGIGKSVAQTLVAQGATVLGTATSDSGAERISEYLGENGKGYKLNVTEVESIEAVLKQIKADFGDIDVLVNNAGITRDNLLMRMKDDEWTDIIDTNLSAIYRLSKAVLRPMMKKKSGRIINIGSVVGTMGNAGQANYAAAKAGVIGFSKSLAREVASRGITVNVIAPGFIKTDMTDELTEDQKAATLANVPAGRLGQPEEIAAAVAYLASDAAAYISGETLHVNGAMYMV, from the coding sequence ATGTCAAATATATTTGATCTTAAAGATAAAATTGTATTGGTAACCGGCGCAAGTCGCGGGATTGGTAAGTCTGTGGCACAAACTTTGGTTGCGCAAGGCGCGACGGTACTTGGTACTGCGACGAGTGACTCTGGCGCTGAAAGAATCAGCGAATACTTAGGTGAAAACGGTAAAGGCTACAAGTTAAATGTAACTGAAGTAGAGTCTATCGAAGCTGTATTAAAGCAGATCAAAGCAGATTTTGGCGATATTGATGTATTAGTTAATAACGCTGGTATTACGCGTGATAATTTACTTATGCGCATGAAGGATGATGAGTGGACTGATATAATTGACACTAACTTAAGTGCCATTTATCGTTTATCAAAAGCCGTACTTCGTCCTATGATGAAGAAAAAATCAGGTCGTATTATTAATATTGGCTCTGTTGTTGGTACAATGGGTAATGCTGGTCAAGCTAACTATGCTGCTGCAAAAGCGGGTGTAATTGGTTTTTCTAAGTCACTTGCTCGTGAAGTGGCATCTCGTGGTATTACGGTAAACGTCATCGCACCTGGTTTTATTAAAACAGACATGACTGACGAGCTAACCGAAGATCAAAAAGCAGCGACATTAGCAAATGTACCAGCAGGTCGTTTAGGCCAGCCTGAAGAGATTGCAGCAGCAGTTGCATATCTTGCTTCTGATGCCGCGGCATATATTTCTGGTGAGACATTGCATGTAAATGGTGCGATGTATATGGTGTAA
- the rpmF gene encoding 50S ribosomal protein L32 — MAVQKSKVTRSRRGMRRSHDAISGPALTVDQVSGETHRRHHVTADGYYKGVKVISK; from the coding sequence ATGGCGGTACAAAAAAGCAAAGTGACTCGTTCACGTCGTGGCATGCGTCGTTCACACGATGCTATCAGCGGACCAGCTTTAACTGTAGACCAAGTTTCAGGTGAGACTCATCGTCGTCACCACGTAACTGCAGATGGTTACTACAAAGGCGTTAAAGTAATTTCTAAGTAA
- the mltG gene encoding endolytic transglycosylase MltG gives MIRVLLWIAAVIFMSAFFGVYHFLEPLRSETLKLTEEYTEIPQGETFTSLCAKWQSQQALVSCLPYKFYSKLYPQKFTLKAGIYKLKNMTVVSAIEKINLGEKADFTFTIIEGDTYKTVVKNLQNSAFLIFDIEDTESARFTQFGNNHPEGWLYPDTYHYEGATRASALINRAHQKMKTVLSEAWDKRDKNLPLKTQYEALILASIIEKESGEAAERDIISSVFHNRLNKGMRLQTDPTVIYGLGERFDGDIKRSHLREYTPYNTYRIDRFPPTPIAMPSHDALIAAVQPAQTDYFYFVSKGNGEHHFSKSLKEHNRAVRKYILNQK, from the coding sequence ATGATCAGAGTGTTGTTGTGGATTGCTGCTGTTATTTTTATGAGCGCTTTTTTTGGTGTGTATCACTTTTTAGAACCTCTACGAAGTGAAACGCTTAAATTAACTGAAGAGTATACGGAGATCCCGCAGGGTGAAACGTTTACGAGTTTATGCGCCAAATGGCAATCTCAGCAAGCATTGGTTAGTTGCTTACCTTATAAATTTTATAGCAAATTATATCCGCAAAAATTTACGTTGAAAGCGGGCATTTATAAGCTGAAAAATATGACGGTAGTATCTGCTATCGAAAAAATAAACTTAGGCGAAAAAGCGGATTTTACCTTTACTATTATCGAAGGTGATACCTACAAGACCGTGGTTAAAAACCTCCAAAATAGTGCATTTTTGATATTCGATATTGAGGACACTGAGTCTGCAAGGTTCACTCAGTTTGGTAATAACCATCCTGAAGGGTGGCTTTATCCAGATACATATCATTATGAGGGCGCTACACGTGCTTCTGCACTAATAAATCGTGCCCATCAAAAAATGAAAACGGTGCTGTCTGAAGCTTGGGACAAACGTGATAAAAATTTGCCTTTAAAAACTCAATATGAAGCACTGATCCTGGCCTCCATCATTGAAAAAGAGTCCGGTGAAGCTGCCGAGCGAGATATTATTTCTTCAGTATTCCACAATCGATTGAACAAGGGAATGCGCTTGCAAACTGATCCGACGGTGATTTATGGGCTAGGGGAGCGTTTTGACGGGGATATTAAGCGTTCGCACCTGAGGGAATATACGCCGTACAATACATACCGAATTGACAGATTTCCACCAACTCCGATCGCGATGCCCTCACACGATGCGCTCATAGCGGCTGTACAACCTGCACAAACTGATTACTTTTATTTTGTTTCGAAAGGAAATGGTGAACACCACTTTTCAAAATCTCTAAAAGAACACAATAGAGCAGTTAGAAAGTATATTTTAAATCAGAAATAA
- a CDS encoding Maf family protein, translated as MKTPIILASSSPFRQQILKKIGLAFSTFTPDINESALVQESPQDLVKRLSEDKAKVARHHFSQGLSIGSDQVAVFNNEILGKPHNKENAIKQLTLFSGQCVTFYTGLTVYNIEEQKCISKVVPFNVYFRKLTQTQISNYLDIEQPYNCAGSFKSEGLGICLFEKLEGEDPNTLIGLPLIELTKSLAEFGVDVLEQASQ; from the coding sequence ATGAAAACACCTATTATATTAGCCTCTAGCTCACCATTTAGGCAGCAAATTTTAAAAAAAATTGGTCTCGCTTTTTCCACATTCACCCCCGACATAAATGAATCAGCTTTAGTGCAAGAGTCACCACAAGATCTGGTAAAGCGCTTAAGTGAAGATAAAGCAAAAGTCGCTCGCCATCACTTCTCTCAAGGTCTATCTATCGGCTCAGACCAAGTTGCTGTATTTAATAATGAAATTTTAGGAAAGCCACATAATAAAGAAAATGCCATAAAGCAACTTACTTTATTTAGCGGGCAATGTGTCACCTTTTATACGGGGTTGACTGTATATAATATCGAAGAGCAAAAGTGTATTTCTAAAGTTGTGCCATTCAACGTTTACTTTCGAAAACTCACTCAAACTCAGATTTCTAACTATTTAGATATCGAACAGCCATATAATTGTGCGGGTAGTTTTAAAAGTGAAGGTCTAGGAATTTGTTTATTTGAAAAGTTAGAAGGGGAAGATCCTAATACTTTGATAGGCCTTCCACTTATTGAGTTGACTAAATCGCTGGCGGAGTTTGGCGTTGATGTACTAGAGCAAGCAAGTCAATAA